Proteins from a single region of Nerophis ophidion isolate RoL-2023_Sa linkage group LG08, RoL_Noph_v1.0, whole genome shotgun sequence:
- the rangap1b gene encoding ran GTPase-activating protein 1b isoform X1: MASDDIAELVDSLANTHVGDGELSFKGLGLKLDNAESVEELVQEIEQCQDLRALRLEGNTLGVEAAVAIAQALESKHWLQCCYWSDLFTGRLRSEIPKALVYQESLSSGIMMAGARLTVLDLSDNAFGPDGVRGIQQLLKSPTCHTLKELRLNNCGMGIGGGKILAEALMECHRSSVTAGAALKLRIFVAGRNRLENEGSSALAKAFQLMGSLEEVHMPQNGINYAGVITLASAIRHNSELRVLNLNDNTFTKRGTLAMAQALGHLRNVQVINFGDCLVRCEGAIALAAVLREGLPILKELNLSFGEIKEAAALVVAQAVMDKPYMEKVDLNGNFLGEDGCEGLREAMESQDKAVMLASLSDDEGEPDDDDDDDDDNDEGEAAANDDCCNGEEFGKENALLEKEDSSSKCHCPDEVLSFVACPSAEKLLQLGEMTRHLLPEVDMTNPHKAADVLLKVASLYSEKPVIQTAVLETFDMLLKKLLSGSAFQAYTFLSTLLVLMGILRGEGKTKKVPLVAGQLLCLEHAVQQDYFAQHHASLIHIVLSKNRDALNLCSSSMERLSSALEKRCLYQH, translated from the exons TGGAAGAGCTGGTGCAGGAGATAGAACAGTGTCAAGATTTGAGAGCCTTACGCTTGGAAGGAAACACTTTGGGCGTTGAGGCAGCTGTAGCCATTGCCCAGGCACTAGAAAGCAAACATTGGCTTCAG TGTTGTTATTGGAGCGACCTTTTTACTGGAAGACTACGCTCTGAAATCCCAAAAGCCCTA GTTTATCAGGAGTCACTGAGCAGCGGAATAATGATGGCAGGGGCCCGTCTGACTGTGCTGGACTTGAGTGATaatgcgtttggaccagatggcGTGCGCGGCATCCAACAGCTTCTTAAAAGTCCTACCTGCCACACCTTGAAAGAGCTAAGACTCAACAATTGTGGGATGGGAATCGGAGGAGGAAAG ATTCTGGCAGAAGCACTGATGGAGTGCCACAGATCCTCAGTAACTGCTGGCGCTGCGCTCAAATTGAGAATATTTGTTGCTGGGAGAAATCGTTTAGAAAATGAAGGATCCAGTGCCCTGGCCAAAGCCTTTCAG TTGATGGGAAGTCTGGAGGAGGTCCACATGCCCCAAAATGGCATCAACTATGCAGGCGTCATCACTTTAGCTTCTGCCATTCGACACAACTCAGAGCTGCGAGTGCTCAACCTCAACGACAACACCTTCACAAAGAGAGGAACACTGGCTATGGCACAG GCTCTGGGGCATCTGAGGAATGTCCAGGTGATCAACTTTGGTGACTGCTTGGTCCGCTGTGAAGGAGCGATTGCCCTCGCAGCAGTGCTAAGAGAGGGCTTGCCAATCCTCAAG GAGCTGAATCTGTCCTTTGGAGAGATCAAAGAGGCGGCGGCGCTCGTGGTGGCTCAGGCCGTCATGGACAAACCTTACATGGAGAAAGTGGATCTGAACG GGAACTTTTTGGGCGAGGATGGCTGTGAGGGtctcagggaagccatggagagCCAAGACAAAGCAGTGATGCTGGCTTCACTCAG TGACGACGAGGGAGaacctgatgatgatgatgatgatgatgatgacaatgaTGAGGGCGAGGCAGCAGCAAATGACGACTGTTGCAATGGGGAGGAGTTTGGAAAAGAAAATGCATTGCTGGAAAAAGAAGACAGTTCTTCCAAGTGCCATTGTCCA GATGAGGTATTGTCTTTCGTTGCTTGCCCATCTGCTGAGAAGCTTCTTCAGCTCGGAGAGATGACGAGACATCTGCTGCCAGAG GTGGACATGACGAACCCACATAAGGCAGCTGATGTCCTTCTGAAAGTGGCTTCTTTATACAGTGAGAAACCTGTCATCCAGACTGCAGTGCTGGAAACTTTTG ACATGCTGTTGAAAAAGCTTCTCTCTGGTTCAGCCTTCCAGGCGTACACCTTTCTCTCTACCCTGCTGGTCCTCATGGGAATCCTCCGG ggagAAGGGAAGACGAAAAAAGTGCCACTGGTAGCAGGCCAACTGTTATGTTTGGAACATGCCGTCCAGCAAGACTACTTTGCCCAGCACCACGCCTCCCTGATTCACATTGTCCTTTCAAA GAACCGCGACGCTCTCAATTTGTGCAGCAGTAGCATGGAGAGATTAAGCTCCGCCTTAGAAAAGAGGTGCCTTTACCAACATTGA
- the rangap1b gene encoding ran GTPase-activating protein 1b isoform X3, protein MASDDIAELVDSLANTHVGDGELSFKGLGLKLDNAESVEELVQEIEQCQDLRALRLEGNTLGVEAAVAIAQALESKHWLQCCYWSDLFTGRLRSEIPKALVYQESLSSGIMMAGARLTVLDLSDNAFGPDGVRGIQQLLKSPTCHTLKELRLNNCGMGIGGGKILAEALMECHRSSVTAGAALKLRIFVAGRNRLENEGSSALAKAFQLMGSLEEVHMPQNGINYAGVITLASAIRHNSELRVLNLNDNTFTKRGTLAMAQALGHLRNVQVINFGDCLVRCEGAIALAAVLREGLPILKELNLSFGEIKEAAALVVAQAVMDKPYMEKVDLNGNFLGEDGCEGLREAMESQDKAVMLASLSDDEGEPDDDDDDDDDNDEGEAAANDDCCNGEEFGKENALLEKEDSSSKCHCPDEVLSFVACPSAEKLLQLGEMTRHLLPEVDMTNPHKAADVLLKVASLYSEKPVIQTAVLETFDMLLKKLLSGSAFQAYTFLSTLLVLMGILRGEGKTKKVPLVAGQLLCLEHAVQQDYFAQHHASLIHIVLSK, encoded by the exons TGGAAGAGCTGGTGCAGGAGATAGAACAGTGTCAAGATTTGAGAGCCTTACGCTTGGAAGGAAACACTTTGGGCGTTGAGGCAGCTGTAGCCATTGCCCAGGCACTAGAAAGCAAACATTGGCTTCAG TGTTGTTATTGGAGCGACCTTTTTACTGGAAGACTACGCTCTGAAATCCCAAAAGCCCTA GTTTATCAGGAGTCACTGAGCAGCGGAATAATGATGGCAGGGGCCCGTCTGACTGTGCTGGACTTGAGTGATaatgcgtttggaccagatggcGTGCGCGGCATCCAACAGCTTCTTAAAAGTCCTACCTGCCACACCTTGAAAGAGCTAAGACTCAACAATTGTGGGATGGGAATCGGAGGAGGAAAG ATTCTGGCAGAAGCACTGATGGAGTGCCACAGATCCTCAGTAACTGCTGGCGCTGCGCTCAAATTGAGAATATTTGTTGCTGGGAGAAATCGTTTAGAAAATGAAGGATCCAGTGCCCTGGCCAAAGCCTTTCAG TTGATGGGAAGTCTGGAGGAGGTCCACATGCCCCAAAATGGCATCAACTATGCAGGCGTCATCACTTTAGCTTCTGCCATTCGACACAACTCAGAGCTGCGAGTGCTCAACCTCAACGACAACACCTTCACAAAGAGAGGAACACTGGCTATGGCACAG GCTCTGGGGCATCTGAGGAATGTCCAGGTGATCAACTTTGGTGACTGCTTGGTCCGCTGTGAAGGAGCGATTGCCCTCGCAGCAGTGCTAAGAGAGGGCTTGCCAATCCTCAAG GAGCTGAATCTGTCCTTTGGAGAGATCAAAGAGGCGGCGGCGCTCGTGGTGGCTCAGGCCGTCATGGACAAACCTTACATGGAGAAAGTGGATCTGAACG GGAACTTTTTGGGCGAGGATGGCTGTGAGGGtctcagggaagccatggagagCCAAGACAAAGCAGTGATGCTGGCTTCACTCAG TGACGACGAGGGAGaacctgatgatgatgatgatgatgatgatgacaatgaTGAGGGCGAGGCAGCAGCAAATGACGACTGTTGCAATGGGGAGGAGTTTGGAAAAGAAAATGCATTGCTGGAAAAAGAAGACAGTTCTTCCAAGTGCCATTGTCCA GATGAGGTATTGTCTTTCGTTGCTTGCCCATCTGCTGAGAAGCTTCTTCAGCTCGGAGAGATGACGAGACATCTGCTGCCAGAG GTGGACATGACGAACCCACATAAGGCAGCTGATGTCCTTCTGAAAGTGGCTTCTTTATACAGTGAGAAACCTGTCATCCAGACTGCAGTGCTGGAAACTTTTG ACATGCTGTTGAAAAAGCTTCTCTCTGGTTCAGCCTTCCAGGCGTACACCTTTCTCTCTACCCTGCTGGTCCTCATGGGAATCCTCCGG ggagAAGGGAAGACGAAAAAAGTGCCACTGGTAGCAGGCCAACTGTTATGTTTGGAACATGCCGTCCAGCAAGACTACTTTGCCCAGCACCACGCCTCCCTGATTCACATTGTCCTTTCAAAGTAG
- the rangap1b gene encoding ran GTPase-activating protein 1b isoform X2 has product MASDDIAELVDSLANTHVGDGELSFKGLGLKLDNAESVEELVQEIEQCQDLRALRLEGNTLGVEAAVAIAQALESKHWLQCCYWSDLFTGRLRSEIPKALESLSSGIMMAGARLTVLDLSDNAFGPDGVRGIQQLLKSPTCHTLKELRLNNCGMGIGGGKILAEALMECHRSSVTAGAALKLRIFVAGRNRLENEGSSALAKAFQLMGSLEEVHMPQNGINYAGVITLASAIRHNSELRVLNLNDNTFTKRGTLAMAQALGHLRNVQVINFGDCLVRCEGAIALAAVLREGLPILKELNLSFGEIKEAAALVVAQAVMDKPYMEKVDLNGNFLGEDGCEGLREAMESQDKAVMLASLSDDEGEPDDDDDDDDDNDEGEAAANDDCCNGEEFGKENALLEKEDSSSKCHCPDEVLSFVACPSAEKLLQLGEMTRHLLPEVDMTNPHKAADVLLKVASLYSEKPVIQTAVLETFDMLLKKLLSGSAFQAYTFLSTLLVLMGILRGEGKTKKVPLVAGQLLCLEHAVQQDYFAQHHASLIHIVLSKNRDALNLCSSSMERLSSALEKRCLYQH; this is encoded by the exons TGGAAGAGCTGGTGCAGGAGATAGAACAGTGTCAAGATTTGAGAGCCTTACGCTTGGAAGGAAACACTTTGGGCGTTGAGGCAGCTGTAGCCATTGCCCAGGCACTAGAAAGCAAACATTGGCTTCAG TGTTGTTATTGGAGCGACCTTTTTACTGGAAGACTACGCTCTGAAATCCCAAAAGCCCTA GAGTCACTGAGCAGCGGAATAATGATGGCAGGGGCCCGTCTGACTGTGCTGGACTTGAGTGATaatgcgtttggaccagatggcGTGCGCGGCATCCAACAGCTTCTTAAAAGTCCTACCTGCCACACCTTGAAAGAGCTAAGACTCAACAATTGTGGGATGGGAATCGGAGGAGGAAAG ATTCTGGCAGAAGCACTGATGGAGTGCCACAGATCCTCAGTAACTGCTGGCGCTGCGCTCAAATTGAGAATATTTGTTGCTGGGAGAAATCGTTTAGAAAATGAAGGATCCAGTGCCCTGGCCAAAGCCTTTCAG TTGATGGGAAGTCTGGAGGAGGTCCACATGCCCCAAAATGGCATCAACTATGCAGGCGTCATCACTTTAGCTTCTGCCATTCGACACAACTCAGAGCTGCGAGTGCTCAACCTCAACGACAACACCTTCACAAAGAGAGGAACACTGGCTATGGCACAG GCTCTGGGGCATCTGAGGAATGTCCAGGTGATCAACTTTGGTGACTGCTTGGTCCGCTGTGAAGGAGCGATTGCCCTCGCAGCAGTGCTAAGAGAGGGCTTGCCAATCCTCAAG GAGCTGAATCTGTCCTTTGGAGAGATCAAAGAGGCGGCGGCGCTCGTGGTGGCTCAGGCCGTCATGGACAAACCTTACATGGAGAAAGTGGATCTGAACG GGAACTTTTTGGGCGAGGATGGCTGTGAGGGtctcagggaagccatggagagCCAAGACAAAGCAGTGATGCTGGCTTCACTCAG TGACGACGAGGGAGaacctgatgatgatgatgatgatgatgatgacaatgaTGAGGGCGAGGCAGCAGCAAATGACGACTGTTGCAATGGGGAGGAGTTTGGAAAAGAAAATGCATTGCTGGAAAAAGAAGACAGTTCTTCCAAGTGCCATTGTCCA GATGAGGTATTGTCTTTCGTTGCTTGCCCATCTGCTGAGAAGCTTCTTCAGCTCGGAGAGATGACGAGACATCTGCTGCCAGAG GTGGACATGACGAACCCACATAAGGCAGCTGATGTCCTTCTGAAAGTGGCTTCTTTATACAGTGAGAAACCTGTCATCCAGACTGCAGTGCTGGAAACTTTTG ACATGCTGTTGAAAAAGCTTCTCTCTGGTTCAGCCTTCCAGGCGTACACCTTTCTCTCTACCCTGCTGGTCCTCATGGGAATCCTCCGG ggagAAGGGAAGACGAAAAAAGTGCCACTGGTAGCAGGCCAACTGTTATGTTTGGAACATGCCGTCCAGCAAGACTACTTTGCCCAGCACCACGCCTCCCTGATTCACATTGTCCTTTCAAA GAACCGCGACGCTCTCAATTTGTGCAGCAGTAGCATGGAGAGATTAAGCTCCGCCTTAGAAAAGAGGTGCCTTTACCAACATTGA
- the chadlb gene encoding chondroadherin-like b, with translation MYSRLSPDTLWVPLLGLPLLLLPAALTAKCPQQCVCDQIQLTVTCVNKNLTQVPSTVDEITVKLDLRGNDIQELPTGAFRHTPYLTHLSLQRCNIRRVKEGAFRGLGRLVFLNLANNDVDILYQESFDGLSSLKQLMIDRNRVEEIQPGAFSQLGFLNLLSLSHNQLVYIPNMAFQGLQNIKWLRLSHNSLNYLDTEAFAGLFTLNRLSLDHNELQFFPTETMTRLPQVTRVDLGYNPMTYLGEESVSMIKLTHLFLDHMSLQDLANTAVSKSPSLTHLDLSHNQLRVIQPFTEGTPNLARIHLARNPVYCNCYMRPLREWAISRKVKLIGTCAGPSHLSGENLEAVYPQELRCQSQEAMLKVEFEEANRRAPPPTEEPERKVKCPANCVCDAENHHSSCENRAHTKVPRGFSANTRLLDLRGNNFHYIPSNSFPGVSQVVSLHLQRCKVVDVEDGAFSGMKGLIYLYLSENNISSLRPEAFKGLLQLTYLHLEKNSFSIFPKGAFKLLPGLLTLHLENNSIAKLEANILSGAEGLRSLYLNGNAINHVSPKALEQASHLDTLHLAGNKLKEVPTEALSNARNLKDLRLSRNAIRWVGPNAFQPLASSLRELYLDNMGLEKMSQSSLAGLALRGLFLEGNQLEQVPDLHPITSLEVINLADNPLMCDCPLLPLRLWIEKVNLKVRATCANPPELRGRRVQDVHVFKACPGGDALPSPPSIAPKRAKAPKITKPKPTPLSTFKRGKMLKSKTNLGKNPRLKAGKKTKRRSLV, from the exons ATGTACTCCCGACTCTCTCCTGACACCCTCTGGGTCCCGCTGCTCGGCCTCCCACTCCTACTGCTCCCTGCAGCGCTCACTGCAAAATGCCCGCAACAGTGCGTATGCGACCAAATCCAGCTCACCGTGACGTGCGTCAACAAGAACCTGACCCAAGTGCCTTCGACAGTGGACGAG ATCACAGTCAAATTAGATCTTCGGGGGAACGACATCCAGGAACTCCCCACTGGAGCTTTCAGACACACACCTTACCTGACTCACCTGTCGCTGCAGCGCTGTAACATCCGCAGGGTGAAAGAAGGCGCCTTTCGAGGTCTCGGCCGCCTGGTTTTTCTCAACCTTGCAAACAACGACGTTGACATTCTCTACCAG GAGTCCTTTGATGGTCTGTCTTCGCTGAAGCAGCTCATGATTGACCGGAACCGCGTGGAGGAGATCCAGCCCGGAGCTTTCTCTCAGCTCGGCTTCCTCAACCTGCTCTCGCTTTCACACAACCAGCTGGTCTACATTCCCAACATGGCCTTCCAG GGTTTGCAGAACATCAAGTGGCTTCGTCTAAGTCACAACTCTCTAAACTATCTGGACACGGAGGCCTTTGCGGGTCTTTTCACACTCAACCGTCTCAGTCTGGACCACAACGAACTGCAGTTTTTCCCCACGGAGACAATGACCAG ATTACCTCAAGTGACCCGTGTGGATCTGGGTTACAACCCCATGACTTacctgggtgaggagtcagtgtCGATGATCAAGCTAACCCACCTTTTCCTGGACCACATGTCCCTGCAGGACCTGGCCAACACAGCTGTATCCAAGTCCCCCAGCCTGACCCACTTGGACCTCAGCCACAACCAGCTACGTGTCATCCAACCCTTCACCGAGGGCACTCCTAACCTGGCACGGATCCACCTGGCTAGGAACCCTGTCTACTGCAACTGCTACATGAGGCCGCTCAG GGAATGGGCTATCAGCCGGAAGGTAAAGTTGATTGGAACATGTGCAGGACCCTCACATCTCTCTGGGGAGAACCTGGAGGCTGTCTACCCACAGGAGCTGCGCTGTCAGAGCCAGGAGGCCATGCTGAAGGTGGAGTTTGAGGAGGCAAATAGACGGGCGCCACCGCCGACAGAAGAGCCGGAGAGAAAGGTCAAGTGTCCTGCTAACTGCGTCTGTGAC GCCGAAAACCATCACTCGTCCTGCGAGAACCGCGCCCACACCAAAGTTCCCCGCGGTTTCTCTGCCAACACGCGGCTCCTTGACCTGCGTGGCAACAACTTCCACTACATCCCTAGCAACAGCTTCCCTGGCGTGTCCCAGGTGGTGTCCCTGCACCTGCAGCGCTGCAAGGTGGTGGACGTAGAGGATGGCGCTTTCAGCGGCATGAAGGGCCTCATCTACTTGTACCTCTCTGAGAATAACATCTCATCCCTAAGACCTGAAGCCTTTAAAG GCCTCCTTCAGCTGACTTACCTGCACTTGGAGAAGAATAGCTTCAGTATCTTCCCTAAAGGGGCCTTCAAACTGCTCCCGGGGCTTCTCACGCTCCATTTGGAGAATAACTCCATCGCCAAGCTAGAGGCAAACATCCTGAGCGGCGCGGAGGGCCTCAGGTCTCTCTATCTTAACGGAAACGCCATCAACCACGTGTCTCCTAAGGCTCTGGAGCAGGCCAGCCATCTGGACACGCTCCACCTGGCAGGGAACAAGCTGAAAGAGGTGCCTACTGAAGCCCTGAGCAACGCCAGGAACCTGAAGGACCTGAGGCTGTCAAGAAACGCCATTCGATGGGTGGGACCAAACGCTTTCCAGCCTTTAGCGAGCTCGCTGAGGGAACTTTATTTGGATAATATGGGCCTGGAGAAG ATGTCACAGAGCTCCCTGGCAGGCTTGGCTTTGAGGGGTCTCTTCCTGGAGGGCAACCAGCTGGAGCAGGTACCTGACCTCCACCCGATCACCTCTTTGGAAGTCATCAACCTGGCCGACAATCCTCTGATGTGTGACTGCCCTCTGCTGCCACTGCGTCT CTGGATTGAAAAAGTAAACCTGAAAGTACGAGCCACCTGTGCCAACCCACCTGAACTAAGGGGCCGCAGAGTCcaagacgtccacgttttcaaggCATGTCCAGGAGGTGACGCTCTCCCTTCTCCTCCCAGCATCGCCCCAAAGCGGGCCAAGGCGCCCAAAATTACTAAACCTAAGCCGACACCCCTCAGCACCTTTAAGCGGGGCAAGATGCTCAAA